GCCCTGTTCGGCGTGGCCGTGATCAACCAGTTCGTGTTCCTCTACAAGCAACTCGGACTCGAGATCGACGCAGGTGGCGTCAGCACCGCTCCGGTTCTCATCTACGCCGTGACAGGCACGTTCCTGTTGATCCTCGTGGTCGCACTCACCCTGCTCGCGACCATGTCGTTCCGGGCCCTGGCCGGTGGAGACCTCCGGTCCCACGTCGACGGCATGGCCGCGGCGTCGCTGTACTGGTACGTGATGGTCTTCGTCTACATGATCGTCTGGGTGGCGATCTTCATAACCAAGTAGCTGCCATGTTGACTCACGGATTCAAACTCTTCTTCGGCTTCACGGCGATCGCCGTGGTCGCCGCCATCATCTACGGCGTCGCGAGCGGTGACACGACGGCGGGGAACTACCTCGGCGTGGTCGACCGCCAGGCGTGGAAGGGCGCCATCAGCCTCGGTTGGCAGGGCGGCGTCGGCGATCACACGGGCTACGTCATCCTCTGGCTCCTCGCCATCTCCGGCGGTGTCGTCGCGCTGGTCCTCGCCTACTGCCGTGACGCGGACCCCGACGCCGTCGCCGAGGTCATGCAGACCGACGGCGTACCTCCGGCCCAGGCCCCCACCCGCCCGGACGCCTGGCCCCTGATCGGCGCTCTCGCCGTCGGTGTCACGATCATCGGTCTCGTCACCCACGCGGCCATCTTCGTCATCGGTGTGATCCTGCTGGGCGTGGTCGCCCTGGAGTTGATCCTGTCCACCTGGGCCGACCGGGCCACCGGCGACCCCGCCACCAACGCCGAGATTCGGGGCCGCGTGGCCCGTCCGATCGAGGTCCCGGTGCTGGGGGCCGCTGCGATCGCCGTCGTCGTGCTGGGCGGATCGCAGGTCATGCTCGCCGTGAGCAAGGCCGCAGCCGTGTGGGTCCTGACGGGTGTCGCGACGGTCGTCTTCGTCGGTGCCATAGCGCTGGCGGCGATGCCCAAGCTCAGCCGGCCGATCATCGGCGGTGCGGTGGCCCTCATCGTCGTGGCCTCTGTCGTCGGCGGCATCGTCGGCGCAGTCGTGGGCATCCGCGACATCGAAGAGCACCACGACGAGGAGCATTCCGAGGAGATCGAAGAGGATGCGGCGGCCGTCGGGGTGGCCGATCTCGTCGGCACCGTGGAGGACGAGTCGTGAGCAACGCGTCCTCGCGTCATCGCGCGGCGTCTGCCGACTTGGCGCACCGGGTTGACGAGGTCCACACTGCGGATGTGCCTCCCCGTCGACGTCCCATCGGCCGGACCGCTGCCCTCGTGGCGACCGTCGCCCTTCTGGCCACGGCCTGCGGCAACAAGCCCCTCGACACCTTCGATGATCAGGGTCCGGCAGCCCGCGATATCAACAGCGTGATCCTGCCCGTGTTCGGCATCGCGATCATCGTCCTGATTCTGGTCTCCGGTGCGATCCTGTTCACGGCCTGGCGCAACCGGGTCTCCGCCAAGGACGCCGAGGCCGCTGCCCTGGCCAACGGCACCGATGCCGACCCGACGGGCCTCTACGGCGACGACGAGTTCCCCGAGCAGGTCCATGGCAACACCACGCTGGAGATCGGCTGGACGGTGATTCCCACGGTGATCCTCTCGGTCGTCGCCGTGTTCACGCTCATCGGGATCTTCAAACTGAACGACGTCAGCGCGGACGAAGGGGACCTGCGGGTGACCATCGTCGGCCAGCAGTGGTGGTGGGAGTACCAGTACCACCTCGACGGCGATACCGACACGCCGCCGGACTTCGTCAACGCGAACGAGCTCGTCATCCCCGCCGGCCAGCAGGTTCCGCTGGTGGTCACCAGCCGCGACGTCATCCACTCGTGGTGGATCCCCCAGCTCAACGGCAAGCGCGACGCGCTCCCCCTGGGGACCTCGCCCTGGACGATCGAGGCCGACGACCCGGGCCGCTACAAGGGCGTCTGCACCGAGTTCTGTGGACTCTCGCACGCGTACATGCGCATGTTCACCATCGCCCTCTCCCCCGAGGACTGGGACGCGTGGGCGGAGAACCAGATCCTGCCCGCCACCGTCCCCGAAGTCGGAACACCCGAGGACGCCGGTTGGCAGATCTACCAGGCCAACTGCGCCCAGTGCCACGTCATCACCGGACTGACCGACACGAACCTCGACGGCGAGATCGACGACTGGGACATCTACGACGGGCCCAACCAGATCAGCCCGGCACTGCTCTCGGGCGCGGCGCCGAACCTCACCCACTTCGCCAGCCGGACCACCTACGCGGGATCGATCTTCGACCTCTACGTGGACCGGGCCGAGGGGAGCGACTACCTCGACGTGGCGGCCGAGGGCGACGTCGACGTCGGCCAGCTCACGGCGTGGTTGCGCAACGCTCCCGCCGAGAAGGCCAACCGTTGGCAGGACGGGCGCGGCATGCCGGCGTTCACCAACCTGACGCCCGACGACATCACCAACCTGATCGCCTTCCTCACGAGCCTCGACTGACCATGAACTGGTACCTGGGAGCCCCGCAGATGCACCGGAGAGACGCCTGATGGCGATCACCGAAGAACCCCTCCAGCTGACGACCGGCGACACGGTCGCCACGGTCGAACGCCCGATGGGCGCGCTCACCCGGCCCCACGGGGACAAGGGTTGGCGCAGCTGGCTGTTCACCGTCGACCACAAGCGCATCGGCATCATGTACGGCGCCGTGTCGATCTTCTTCTTCGTCGTGGGCGGCATCCAGGCCCTGATCATCCGCCTCCAGCTCGCCCGTCCCGAGGGTCGTATCGTCTCGGAGGACCTGTACAACCAGCTGTTCACCATGCACGGCGTCACGATGCTGTTCCTTGTGGGCATCCCACTCGGTGCCGCCTTCGCCAACTACCTGTTGCCGTTGCAGATCGGTGCGCGTGACGTCGCCTTCCCGCGTCTCAACGCCTTCAGTTTCTGGTGCTTCCTGTTCGGCGCGCTGTTCCTCAACTCGTCGTGGTTCCTCGGCGGGGCGCCCGACGGTGGCTGGTTCGCGTACGCGCCGAACACGGGCGTCGCGTTCTCGCCGAGCGACGGAATGACGTTCTACGCGCTGGGACTCCAGATCCTCGGTATCGCATCGCTCGTCTCGGCGGTCAACCTGATCACGACGGTGCTCAACATGCGGGCGCCCGGCATGTCCATGTTCAAGATGCCGATCTTCACGTGGATGATGCTCGTCGTGCAGTTCCTGCTGCTGTTCGCCATGCCGGTCATCGCGGTGGCGCTGTTCTTCTTGACCTTCGACCGCCTCTACGACGCCAACTTCTTCAACGTCGCCGCCGGCGCCGATCCGCTGCTGTGGCAGCACCTCTTCTGGATCTTCGGTCACCCCGAGGTCTACATCCTCATCCTTCCCGCCTTCGGCGTGATCTCCGAGATCATCCCGACCTTCAGCCGAAAGCCGATCTTCGGTTACCCGTTCATGGTGTTCTCCGGCATCGTCATCGGCTTCATGGGCTGGGGCGTGTGGGCCCACCACATGTTCACGTCGGGCATCGGCCCGGTGTCGGTGGCCGCGTTCAGCCTCTCGACGATGTTCATCGCGGTGCCCACCGGCGTGAAGGTGCTCAACTGGGTCGCGACGATGTGGGGTGGTCGCCTCCGCTTCACCACGGCGATGCTGTTCGCTTCGTCTGTCGTGGCCATGTTCACGATCGGCGGCTTGTCGGGCGTGACCCACGCGGTCGCTCCGGCGGACACCCAGCAGACCGACACCTACTACATCGTCGCCCACTTCCATTACGTGATCTTCGGCGGCATCATCCTCGGGCTCTTCGGCGGCCTGTACTTCTGGTGGCCCAAGATGTTCGGCCACATGTTGAACGAGAAGCTCGGCAAGGCCAACTTCTGGACCATGCTGATCGGCTTCAACCTGACCTTCTTCCCGATGCACATCCTGGGCCTGCAGGGAATGGCGCGGCGCTACCACACATACTCGGCCGAGGATGGTTTCGGGGCGCTCAACCTGTTGGTCTCGATCGGGTCGTTCGTCATCGCCCTCAGCGTCGTCTTCTTCGTGATCAACATCCTCTACAGCCGCAAGAAGGCGAAGACGTCGCCGCCGCCGGGACCGGACCCATGGGACGCGCGCAGCCTCGAATGGAGCGTCGCGTCGCCGACCCCGGTCCACAACTTCGACACGATCCCGACGGTGGAGCACCAGGACGACTGGTGGCACCGCAAGTACGGGTACGACGAGAACGGCAAGGTCGTCCGCCTGGCCTCGGCGGCCGAGATCGCCCAGAAGGGTGACAGGACCGACGTTCATCTGCCGTCGCCGTCGTACTGGCCGCTCGTCCTCGCCGGAGCGCTCCCGGTTCTCGCGTACGCCCTGATGTACTCGCTGTGGCTGCTCGTCCCGGCGGGCCTGCTCATCGTCGCGTCGCTGTTCGGTTGGGCGCTCGAGCCCGTCGACGATCCGGATGTGCCCCATGGGGGCCACGGCGGCGATGGTCATGGTGGCCCCGACGGCGATCCCGACGGCGACGTGACGGCGGCGCTCGACGAGGCCTCGACCACCGAGGAGGGCGCTCCCGTTGGCTGACGCGACGATCTCGGCGCCCGCAGCGGCGACCGATCACCACGACGATCATCCGCCCACGACCACCGGCATGTCCAACACGAAGTTGGCCATGTGGTTGTTCCTCGGCTCGGAGTGCCTGCTCTTCGGCGCCCTGATTTCGACCTACATTCTCAACAAGTCCCGCCTACCCGAAGGTGAACTGGGACCCGAGGACGTCTTCGACATCCCGTTCACGTCGGTCTCGTCGTTCGTCCTGCTCATGAGTTCGCTCACGATGGTGCTGGCGGTGTCGAACATCACACGGGGCGACCTCGAGCGGTTCCGTATCTGGGTCGCCACCACCGCGATCCTCGGCGGGGCCTTCGTTGCCAGCCAGGTCTACGAGTTCACCGTCTTCTACGAAGAAGGCCTCGGCTACACCACCAACATCTTCAGCTCGAGCTTCTTCACCCTCACCGGGTTCCACGGCGCCCACGTGATCATCGGCATCATCATGTTGATGTCGCTGCTCGTGCTGTCCAACCAGGGCCGACTCGGTCAGCAGAACGCCGAAACGGTCGAGATCGTCGGCTTGTACTGGCACTTCGTCGACATCGTCTGGATCGTCATCTTCACGCTCATCTACCTGTTCCCCTGATCCCGCCACCCAGTCCGAACACCACCAGGCAGGAAACGAAATGACCGCCACCGACGTCGAGCACGCTGAAAGCCACGAGGACGGCCACGCGCATCCCTCGGACTGGGACTACGCGCGTATCGCACTGATCCTGGGTGTCCTCACGGCCATCGAGGTCTTCACGTACTTCGAGTCGGTTCACAATCTCGGCACGAACGCGCTGCGGGTGATCCTGGTCGTGTTGATGGTGCTGAAGTTCGTCTACGTCGGTGCATGGTTCATGCACCTCAAGTTCGACAAGCCGATCCTGCGCAACCTCTTCGTCATGGGGCTGAGTCTCTCGTTGCTCGTGTACCTGGGGATGTTGACGGCGTTCCGGGTCTGGCCCACCTGACGTGACCGCCCTGCTCGCTGCCGACGTCGACGTCTGGGAGTTCGAGCTCCACCCCGAGGTGTGGCTGATCGTCGCCGCCGCGATCGGGATCGGCTGGTATGTCGTGAAGGTGATCGCGCCCCACGCCGTGCCGGCGGGCACCCCGGCGGTCACCACCGCCCAGAAGCGCTACTTCGTCGCGGCCCTCGCGGCGCTCTACATCGCGTCCGCGTGGCCTGTCCACGACATCGCCGAGGAGTACCTCTACTCGGTGCACATGATCCAGCACCTGCTGATCACCTTCGTCGTGCCGCCCCTGTTCCTCCTCGCGACCCCGACGTGGCTGGCCCGCCTCGTCGTCAGCGAGGACGGTGAGTCCGGTGTCTGGGTCAGGCGGCTGGCGCACCCGGTCGTCGCGGGAGTCCTGTTCAACGCGGTGATCGCGCTCACGCACCTGCCGTGGGTGGTCAACACCTCCGTCGAGAACGGCCCTTTCCACTACTTCGTCCATCTCGCGGCGTTCGCTGTGGCCATGCTGATGTGGATCCCCGTGGCCGGGCCTCTACCGGAGCTCCGACTCAGCCTGCCCGGGCAGATGATCTTCCTGTTCACGATGTCGATCATCCCGACCGTGCCCGCAGGGTTCCTCACCTTCGCCGAGGGCGCTCTGTACGACTCCTATGATCACGACGTCCGCCTGTGGGGAGTGTCGATCCAGACAGACCAGCAGACCGCCGGGCTGATCATGAAGGTGGTCGGTGGGTTGTTCCTGTGGACCATCATCGCCATCTTGTTCTTCCGCTGGGCGAAGCAGCACGAAGCGCCGCGGCGACCGGGACGGACGGTCGCGTCCGGTGCGGCGGTGGGCGAGTCGGCGGACTCAACCGGGTCATCTCCGCCCCCAGAGCGGACCGGATCGGACGCGCTGACGTTCGACGAGGTGGAGCGGGCGTTCCGCGAGTCGGGCCCTGCGCCCGTCGAGCAGGGGCGGGCAACCGGCGACGGGTGATCGGCGAGGGTGCCGGTCGCCGGTCCTGTTCGATGCCATGTAGTCAGCTAGCTACGCTGCGTGGCAGTTCGTCCACGTCGGTGTTGTTCGTGTTGCTACTGGGGGAGCCGGGGGAATAGTGGGCCTTGCGGCTCATGTCGAACGACCTATATCGTCTCCCAGTGCTGTCGACCGGCAGCCCCTACGTCACTCTGAGTAGGGATGACCAGCGGGATGGGACCGATGAGGCCACCGGAACTCAGTGACGTCACGTTCCGTCCTGCAGCTGACGCGGCTGAACGCGACCGTGGTCGCCGCCTGCAGGCCGCCGTCTACCGGTCGCGTGGTTTCGTCACGGGCATGGAGCCGGGGGCCATGCTCGTCGACGACTACGTCGAGATCGCCACCTACTTCGTCGCGGTCACCGGCGGCGGTGAGATCATCGGCTCGGCGCGTCTCATTCCAGGCGAGTTGGTCGTCCCGCCGACCCTGAACACCTTCCACCTCGATCCGCCCTCGCGGGAGATGGTCCGTACGGTGGGCCTCGACCGGATCGCCGAGGTCGCCTCCCTCGCAACGGATCCCACCGCCCCCTATCCGTCGTTCGGCGTATCCGCCGGCTTGTACCGGGCGATGCTCCACCACTCATTGGGCTCCGGCCGCCGCCACGACGTCTGGGTCGCTGCGGTGGAACCGGCGCTCCTGCGCATCCTCCACCGGGTGATGCGCATCCCACTCGACGTCATCGGGGACCCGGGCCCCTACTTCGGCGCTGAGCGGACACCCATCCGCATCGACCTCGTTCCGGGAATGACCCACGTCCGCCGCCACGAACCGGAGGTGTGGGACTTCTTCCAGACGGGAATGGTCATCGACCTCACGAGGTCGGATGCGCCCGCTGCCGCCCGCGCCGACCGCACCGAGGGCTGACGGAGTCCGGGGTCGGCTGTGGCACAGTCACGCAACCGCCATCCTCATGATCGGACCCGCGCGTGCCGATCCTGACACGGTCGTGAAGACAACTACCTGGCGCTGGGTGCTCGCAGGGGGCACGGCCGCCGCGCTCATCGGCGTGGCGGGAGGAGTGTTCGCCGCGCTCGCACGAGGTCTCGTGGTGGTCGGCTTCGTCGTCGTGATCGTGACGGCGCTGCGCCGCACCGCGGCACTCCAGACCCGCCCGTGGATGGTCGTCGCTGCCGGCGGCCTCGTCACCACCCTGTCCGCGCTCATCCGCGTCGTCCACGGTGCCATCGTCGACGAGAGGTACCCCTACCCGTCTCCCGCGGACCCCGTCGTCTTCGTGGGTTACGGTCTCATCGCCGCCGGTGGGGTGTGTTTCCTGAGGGCGCGTACGAAGACGCCCAGCATCGACG
This region of Acidimicrobiales bacterium genomic DNA includes:
- the coxB gene encoding cytochrome c oxidase subunit II; the protein is MATVALLATACGNKPLDTFDDQGPAARDINSVILPVFGIAIIVLILVSGAILFTAWRNRVSAKDAEAAALANGTDADPTGLYGDDEFPEQVHGNTTLEIGWTVIPTVILSVVAVFTLIGIFKLNDVSADEGDLRVTIVGQQWWWEYQYHLDGDTDTPPDFVNANELVIPAGQQVPLVVTSRDVIHSWWIPQLNGKRDALPLGTSPWTIEADDPGRYKGVCTEFCGLSHAYMRMFTIALSPEDWDAWAENQILPATVPEVGTPEDAGWQIYQANCAQCHVITGLTDTNLDGEIDDWDIYDGPNQISPALLSGAAPNLTHFASRTTYAGSIFDLYVDRAEGSDYLDVAAEGDVDVGQLTAWLRNAPAEKANRWQDGRGMPAFTNLTPDDITNLIAFLTSLD
- the ctaD gene encoding cytochrome c oxidase subunit I, with translation MAITEEPLQLTTGDTVATVERPMGALTRPHGDKGWRSWLFTVDHKRIGIMYGAVSIFFFVVGGIQALIIRLQLARPEGRIVSEDLYNQLFTMHGVTMLFLVGIPLGAAFANYLLPLQIGARDVAFPRLNAFSFWCFLFGALFLNSSWFLGGAPDGGWFAYAPNTGVAFSPSDGMTFYALGLQILGIASLVSAVNLITTVLNMRAPGMSMFKMPIFTWMMLVVQFLLLFAMPVIAVALFFLTFDRLYDANFFNVAAGADPLLWQHLFWIFGHPEVYILILPAFGVISEIIPTFSRKPIFGYPFMVFSGIVIGFMGWGVWAHHMFTSGIGPVSVAAFSLSTMFIAVPTGVKVLNWVATMWGGRLRFTTAMLFASSVVAMFTIGGLSGVTHAVAPADTQQTDTYYIVAHFHYVIFGGIILGLFGGLYFWWPKMFGHMLNEKLGKANFWTMLIGFNLTFFPMHILGLQGMARRYHTYSAEDGFGALNLLVSIGSFVIALSVVFFVINILYSRKKAKTSPPPGPDPWDARSLEWSVASPTPVHNFDTIPTVEHQDDWWHRKYGYDENGKVVRLASAAEIAQKGDRTDVHLPSPSYWPLVLAGALPVLAYALMYSLWLLVPAGLLIVASLFGWALEPVDDPDVPHGGHGGDGHGGPDGDPDGDVTAALDEASTTEEGAPVG
- a CDS encoding heme-copper oxidase subunit III — encoded protein: MADATISAPAAATDHHDDHPPTTTGMSNTKLAMWLFLGSECLLFGALISTYILNKSRLPEGELGPEDVFDIPFTSVSSFVLLMSSLTMVLAVSNITRGDLERFRIWVATTAILGGAFVASQVYEFTVFYEEGLGYTTNIFSSSFFTLTGFHGAHVIIGIIMLMSLLVLSNQGRLGQQNAETVEIVGLYWHFVDIVWIVIFTLIYLFP
- a CDS encoding cytochrome C oxidase subunit IV family protein: MTATDVEHAESHEDGHAHPSDWDYARIALILGVLTAIEVFTYFESVHNLGTNALRVILVVLMVLKFVYVGAWFMHLKFDKPILRNLFVMGLSLSLLVYLGMLTAFRVWPT
- a CDS encoding cytochrome c oxidase assembly protein, whose translation is MTALLAADVDVWEFELHPEVWLIVAAAIGIGWYVVKVIAPHAVPAGTPAVTTAQKRYFVAALAALYIASAWPVHDIAEEYLYSVHMIQHLLITFVVPPLFLLATPTWLARLVVSEDGESGVWVRRLAHPVVAGVLFNAVIALTHLPWVVNTSVENGPFHYFVHLAAFAVAMLMWIPVAGPLPELRLSLPGQMIFLFTMSIIPTVPAGFLTFAEGALYDSYDHDVRLWGVSIQTDQQTAGLIMKVVGGLFLWTIIAILFFRWAKQHEAPRRPGRTVASGAAVGESADSTGSSPPPERTGSDALTFDEVERAFRESGPAPVEQGRATGDG